Proteins co-encoded in one Corynebacterium lujinxingii genomic window:
- the nusG gene encoding transcription termination/antitermination protein NusG yields MTEANKDVTGAIENNEQEMIDEGAPVQPSTDPALNGGDDDPAGKEGGDSSDEETDSSASYASELPEEPVQETDLDIAAEAENAAEGNEGAENAEADDDGEYRRRLREYTRELKKQPGDWYIIQSYSGYENKVKTNLEMRSQTLEVEDSIYEVVVPIEQALEKNKDGKNKLVKRKLLPGYVLVRMDMNDAAWSVVRETPGVTSFVGNEGNATPVKHRDVAKFLLPKSAATGTKPEVNADGETVVAMPEEDTPKQVAHDYKVGEAVTILSGALASVSATINAIDPETGKIEALVSIFGRETPVELTADQIERIM; encoded by the coding sequence ATGACTGAGGCGAACAAAGACGTCACCGGCGCAATCGAGAACAACGAGCAGGAAATGATCGACGAGGGCGCCCCCGTGCAGCCGTCCACCGACCCGGCACTCAACGGCGGCGACGACGACCCGGCCGGCAAAGAGGGCGGTGACTCCTCCGACGAGGAGACTGACAGTAGCGCCTCCTACGCTTCCGAACTTCCCGAGGAGCCGGTCCAGGAGACCGACCTCGACATCGCAGCAGAGGCGGAGAACGCGGCTGAAGGTAACGAGGGTGCCGAGAACGCCGAAGCCGACGACGACGGCGAGTACCGCCGCCGCCTGCGCGAGTACACCCGCGAGCTGAAGAAGCAGCCGGGCGACTGGTACATCATCCAGTCCTACTCGGGCTACGAGAACAAGGTGAAGACCAACCTCGAGATGCGCTCCCAGACCCTCGAGGTGGAAGACTCCATCTACGAAGTTGTCGTGCCGATCGAGCAGGCGCTGGAGAAGAACAAGGACGGCAAGAACAAGCTGGTCAAGCGCAAGCTGCTGCCGGGTTACGTGCTGGTGCGCATGGACATGAACGATGCCGCCTGGTCGGTGGTCCGCGAGACCCCGGGTGTGACGTCGTTCGTCGGCAACGAGGGCAACGCGACCCCGGTCAAGCACCGCGACGTGGCGAAGTTCCTGCTGCCTAAGTCCGCCGCCACGGGCACCAAGCCGGAGGTCAACGCCGACGGCGAGACCGTCGTGGCGATGCCGGAGGAGGACACCCCGAAGCAGGTCGCGCACGATTACAAGGTCGGCGAGGCCGTCACCATCCTGTCCGGCGCGCTGGCGTCCGTGTCCGCGACGATCAACGCGATCGACCCGGAGACCGGCAAGATCGAGGCACTCGTGTCCATCTTCGGCCGCGAGACCCCGGTGGAGCTGACCGCCGACCAGATCGAACGGATCATGTAG
- the rplL gene encoding 50S ribosomal protein L7/L12, whose translation MAKLSKDELIEQFKEMTLIELSEFLKEFEEVFDVTAAAPVAAVAAGAPAAGGEAAAEEKDEFDVVLEDAGDKKIGVIKVVRELVPGLGLKDAKEMVEGAPKAILEGANKDDAEAAKTKLEEAGAKVTLK comes from the coding sequence ATGGCTAAGCTCTCCAAGGACGAGCTCATTGAGCAGTTCAAGGAAATGACCCTCATCGAGCTCTCCGAGTTCCTCAAGGAGTTCGAGGAGGTCTTCGACGTGACCGCAGCCGCTCCGGTTGCTGCTGTCGCTGCAGGCGCTCCGGCCGCTGGCGGCGAGGCTGCCGCTGAGGAGAAGGACGAGTTCGACGTCGTTCTCGAGGACGCTGGCGACAAGAAGATCGGCGTGATCAAGGTTGTCCGCGAGCTGGTTCCGGGCCTGGGCCTGAAGGACGCCAAGGAAATGGTCGAGGGTGCTCCGAAGGCAATCCTCGAGGGCGCCAACAAGGACGACGCCGAGGCTGCCAAGACCAAGCTCGAGGAGGCTGGCGCAAAGGTCACCCTCAAGTAA
- a CDS encoding demethylmenaquinone methyltransferase: MAKADLEKKPFDVAGMFDDVGKNYDKTNTVLSFGLDKYWRRRTRERLELKPGEKVLDLAAGTAVSTVELGKSGAWVVACDFSQGMLAAGKDRDVPKVVGDAMYLPFADNTFDAVTISYGLRNVHDFEAGLREMARVTKPGGRLAVNEFSTPVIPGFRTLYKEYLPRAVPALAKVFSSNAEAYEYLAESIRAWPNQEELAAAINANGWENAGWQDLTAGIVALHSAVKPA, encoded by the coding sequence ATGGCCAAGGCGGATCTGGAGAAAAAGCCCTTCGACGTTGCCGGAATGTTCGACGACGTCGGAAAGAACTACGACAAGACCAACACCGTGTTGTCGTTCGGGCTGGACAAATACTGGCGACGACGCACCCGCGAACGCCTCGAACTCAAACCAGGGGAGAAGGTGCTCGACCTCGCCGCAGGCACCGCCGTATCCACCGTCGAACTGGGCAAATCTGGCGCGTGGGTTGTGGCGTGCGACTTCTCCCAGGGCATGCTTGCCGCCGGTAAGGACCGCGACGTACCCAAGGTGGTTGGCGACGCGATGTATCTCCCGTTTGCCGACAACACCTTCGACGCGGTGACCATCTCCTACGGCCTGCGCAACGTGCACGACTTCGAGGCCGGCCTGCGTGAAATGGCGCGTGTGACCAAGCCTGGCGGGCGCCTGGCAGTCAACGAGTTCTCCACCCCCGTCATCCCCGGTTTCCGCACCCTGTACAAGGAATACCTGCCACGTGCCGTGCCGGCGCTGGCAAAGGTGTTTTCCTCCAACGCGGAGGCCTACGAATACCTCGCCGAATCCATCCGCGCATGGCCCAACCAGGAGGAGCTCGCCGCGGCGATCAACGCCAACGGTTGGGAAAACGCCGGCTGGCAGGATCTGACCGCCGGCATCGTGGCGCTGCACAGCGCGGTTAAGCCCGCTTAG
- the rplA gene encoding 50S ribosomal protein L1: protein MAKKSKRYIEQLAKVDRDAFYHPLDAVTLAKETSSDKYDATIDVAMRLSVDPRKADQLVRGTVNLPHGTGKTVRVAVFAEGENATKAKEAGADIVGTDELIEQINAGQLDFDVAIATPDQMAKVGRVARVLGPRGLMPNPKTGTVTPDVAKAIQDSKGGKIAFRVDKASNLHAIIGKASFTPEQLAENYGALLDEVIRLKPASAKGVYLKKITVAATQGPGVPVDTSVEKNYAKKD, encoded by the coding sequence ATGGCTAAGAAGTCCAAGCGTTACATCGAGCAGCTCGCCAAGGTCGACCGCGACGCGTTCTACCACCCGCTGGATGCGGTCACCCTCGCGAAGGAGACCTCCTCCGACAAGTACGACGCGACCATCGACGTTGCAATGCGCCTGTCCGTCGACCCGCGCAAGGCTGACCAGCTGGTCCGCGGCACCGTCAACCTGCCGCACGGCACCGGTAAGACCGTCCGCGTCGCCGTCTTCGCCGAGGGTGAGAACGCGACCAAGGCGAAGGAAGCAGGCGCTGACATCGTCGGCACCGACGAGCTCATCGAGCAGATCAACGCCGGCCAGCTCGACTTCGACGTCGCCATTGCGACGCCGGACCAGATGGCCAAGGTCGGCCGCGTCGCCCGCGTGCTCGGCCCGCGTGGTCTGATGCCGAACCCGAAGACCGGCACCGTCACCCCGGACGTCGCTAAGGCGATCCAGGACTCCAAGGGCGGCAAGATCGCTTTCCGCGTCGACAAGGCGTCGAACCTGCACGCCATCATCGGCAAGGCATCCTTCACCCCGGAGCAGCTCGCCGAGAACTACGGCGCACTCTTGGACGAGGTCATCCGCCTCAAGCCGGCATCGGCCAAGGGTGTTTACCTGAAGAAGATCACCGTCGCCGCGACCCAGGGTCCGGGCGTCCCGGTGGACACCTCTGTGGAGAAGAACTACGCCAAGAAGGACTAG
- a CDS encoding polyprenyl synthetase family protein, with the protein MTYGTTPSPRHGFKLDLGDDALNARLNSGLEAVEDLLMAELSRGEKFLTDKVTHLAEAGGKRFRPMMALLCSEFGPDPRAENVIRGATVTEMVHLATLYHDDVMDEAERRRGVESANARWTNTVAILAGDILFAHASRLMSRMDLDTVAHFADTFEELVTGQMRETVGAEGSDPVEHYLKVIDEKTGVLIASAAYLGARHSGASDEVVQRCARIGDAVGMVFQIVDDIIDIFSDPDQSGKTPGTDLREGVFTLPVLYALEEDSPAGEALRGLLTGPLTDDTDVDRALDLLSQTRGRERALETARGYLATVERELDALPDIPAREALRTMTRLTVDRVG; encoded by the coding sequence ATGACGTACGGCACCACCCCGTCACCGCGCCACGGATTCAAGCTGGACCTTGGCGACGACGCACTCAACGCCCGGCTCAACTCCGGGCTGGAGGCGGTGGAGGACCTGCTGATGGCGGAACTCTCGCGCGGCGAGAAGTTCCTCACCGACAAAGTCACACACCTCGCCGAAGCCGGTGGCAAGCGCTTCCGGCCCATGATGGCGCTGCTGTGCAGCGAATTCGGGCCCGACCCGCGCGCAGAGAACGTGATCCGCGGCGCGACCGTGACCGAAATGGTGCACCTGGCCACGCTCTACCACGACGACGTGATGGACGAAGCCGAGCGCCGCCGCGGCGTCGAATCCGCCAACGCGCGCTGGACGAACACCGTGGCCATCTTGGCCGGAGACATCTTGTTCGCCCACGCTTCGCGGCTGATGAGCCGCATGGACTTGGACACCGTGGCGCATTTCGCCGACACCTTCGAGGAGCTGGTCACCGGCCAGATGCGCGAAACCGTCGGCGCGGAAGGTTCCGACCCGGTGGAGCACTACCTGAAGGTCATCGACGAGAAAACCGGCGTGCTCATCGCGTCCGCTGCCTACCTGGGCGCGCGGCATTCCGGCGCGTCCGACGAGGTGGTCCAGCGTTGCGCGCGGATCGGCGACGCGGTGGGCATGGTCTTCCAGATCGTCGACGACATCATCGACATCTTCTCCGACCCCGATCAATCCGGAAAGACCCCCGGCACCGACCTTCGCGAAGGCGTGTTTACCCTGCCCGTGCTGTACGCGCTCGAGGAGGACTCCCCAGCCGGCGAGGCGCTTCGCGGCCTGCTCACGGGCCCGCTTACCGACGACACCGACGTCGACCGTGCCCTCGACCTGCTCAGCCAGACGCGCGGGCGCGAGCGCGCGCTCGAGACCGCACGCGGCTACCTGGCAACCGTCGAGCGCGAACTCGACGCGCTGCCGGACATCCCCGCTCGCGAGGCCCTGCGCACCATGACCCGCCTGACCGTCGATCGTGTGGGATAA
- the secE gene encoding preprotein translocase subunit SecE, with the protein MTNPNGQNPAQPTGKRQLRGVSPVSSEGYEAKRTPAQTDADDEKSGNITAFPGEVVSEMGKVIWPTGKQMLNYTLIVFAFLIILTIFVWGTDALASIAIRWILIR; encoded by the coding sequence GTGACTAACCCCAACGGCCAGAACCCGGCACAGCCGACCGGAAAGCGTCAGCTGCGCGGGGTTTCACCCGTATCCTCCGAGGGGTACGAAGCGAAGCGCACCCCCGCCCAGACCGACGCAGACGACGAAAAGTCCGGCAACATCACCGCCTTCCCGGGCGAAGTCGTCTCCGAGATGGGCAAAGTCATCTGGCCGACCGGCAAGCAGATGCTCAACTACACGCTCATCGTCTTCGCGTTCCTGATCATCCTCACCATCTTCGTGTGGGGTACCGACGCGCTGGCCTCCATAGCGATTCGCTGGATCCTCATCCGGTAA
- a CDS encoding geranylgeranyl reductase family protein, translated as MCGVSEYFDLVVVGAGPAGSAAAIAAQRAGLDTLLLDAQSPNRDKTCGDGLTPRAVETLRALDLEVPAYRNKGLKLHGYGGHVEAPWPRGEGSASPRAVFDAMLVDDARAAGATVRQHCAATGVQFDRGSISAVETDQGAVRARWVVVADGVRSPFGKLLGRKWHKGEVFGIAARSYCDSPFSSEPWMHSHVELRDAEGAIQPGYGWIFPLGDGTVNLGCGALSTDKRPAKVNTKKLLAEYAAQQRDAWGLGPEQHVTSALLPMGGAVSNVAGPNWALIGDAAACVNPLNGEGIDYGLETAVLAVELIAAEKDLTLAWPALLREHYGEAFTLARTLARLLTYPQFLPLAGPVALRGIGGRYLMPAAARLMGNLVLDSDRDLVARAWRAAGRAVPKQAPLWDVA; from the coding sequence ATGTGCGGGGTGAGTGAGTATTTCGACCTCGTCGTTGTGGGCGCAGGCCCCGCCGGTTCGGCCGCCGCGATCGCCGCCCAGCGCGCCGGTTTGGACACATTGCTTCTCGACGCTCAGTCCCCCAACCGCGACAAAACCTGCGGCGACGGACTGACCCCGCGCGCCGTGGAGACGCTGCGCGCGCTCGATTTGGAGGTGCCTGCCTACCGCAACAAGGGGCTGAAACTGCACGGCTACGGCGGCCACGTCGAGGCGCCTTGGCCGCGCGGGGAGGGCTCCGCGTCGCCGCGTGCGGTGTTCGACGCGATGCTTGTCGACGACGCACGCGCCGCCGGCGCCACCGTCCGCCAACACTGCGCCGCCACCGGCGTGCAGTTCGACCGCGGCTCGATCTCCGCGGTGGAGACCGACCAGGGCGCGGTGCGCGCGAGGTGGGTCGTGGTGGCCGACGGGGTGCGCTCCCCCTTCGGCAAACTGTTGGGCCGGAAATGGCACAAGGGCGAGGTGTTCGGCATCGCGGCGCGCTCGTACTGCGACTCGCCGTTTTCATCGGAGCCGTGGATGCATTCGCACGTGGAGCTGCGCGACGCCGAAGGTGCGATTCAACCGGGTTACGGCTGGATCTTCCCGCTTGGCGACGGCACGGTGAACCTCGGCTGCGGCGCACTCTCCACGGACAAACGCCCGGCGAAGGTGAACACCAAGAAGTTGCTCGCCGAGTACGCCGCCCAGCAGCGCGACGCGTGGGGGCTCGGGCCCGAGCAGCACGTGACGTCGGCGCTGCTGCCGATGGGCGGGGCGGTATCGAACGTCGCGGGGCCGAACTGGGCGCTGATCGGCGACGCCGCCGCGTGCGTGAACCCGCTCAACGGCGAGGGCATCGACTACGGGCTGGAAACCGCCGTGCTCGCCGTCGAGCTCATCGCCGCAGAAAAGGACCTGACCTTAGCGTGGCCGGCGCTTCTGCGCGAGCACTACGGCGAGGCGTTCACGCTTGCGCGCACCCTGGCACGGCTGCTGACCTACCCGCAGTTTCTGCCGCTGGCCGGCCCGGTCGCGCTGCGCGGCATCGGCGGGCGCTACCTCATGCCGGCCGCGGCACGGCTGATGGGCAACCTTGTGCTTGACAGCGACCGCGACCTCGTCGCACGCGCCTGGCGCGCCGCGGGCCGTGCGGTGCCGAAACAGGCACCGCTGTGGGATGTGGCCTAA
- the rplJ gene encoding 50S ribosomal protein L10 translates to MANPKNTAELAALKEKFAEADSLVLTEYRGLTVGQLQQLRGDMGFDVEYHVAKNTLIKIAANEQGIEGLDDLLTGPTAVAFIKGDAAVDAAKVMKKFNKDHDAFVIKGGFMDGNVLDASQIDALAEMDNRETTLAKIAGAFEGSLAKAAGLFQAPASKTARLVAALQDKQEAA, encoded by the coding sequence ATGGCAAACCCGAAGAACACTGCGGAACTTGCAGCTCTGAAGGAGAAGTTCGCTGAGGCGGATTCCCTCGTGCTGACCGAGTACCGTGGCCTGACCGTCGGCCAGCTCCAGCAGCTGCGCGGCGATATGGGCTTCGATGTCGAGTACCACGTCGCCAAGAACACCCTCATCAAGATCGCTGCGAACGAGCAGGGTATCGAGGGTCTCGATGATCTTCTCACCGGCCCGACCGCCGTTGCCTTCATCAAGGGCGACGCTGCTGTCGACGCTGCGAAGGTGATGAAGAAGTTCAACAAGGACCACGACGCGTTCGTGATCAAGGGCGGCTTCATGGACGGCAACGTCCTGGACGCTTCCCAGATCGACGCGCTGGCCGAGATGGACAACCGCGAGACCACCCTGGCGAAGATCGCCGGCGCATTCGAGGGTTCTCTGGCAAAGGCTGCCGGCCTGTTCCAGGCTCCGGCCTCCAAGACGGCCCGCCTTGTCGCTGCGCTGCAGGACAAGCAGGAAGCCGCATAA
- a CDS encoding HNH endonuclease signature motif containing protein encodes MNSFAALVEAMSASALETLAGFDLDIALAAGFAPDRARALSRLQAVYFGPTKFTRKQREARSRASGFSLDELLLIERRIAKVSDVAARWGLRLALLEVEGGYRAIEQAARDLVPSDDSPAADAAKFGPARGGKKTLHLTLDEREITDIEYAGRQGIDPAKPAAEQIARNLASIFFGGGGVARAVPRPILAVGLPDFVRIMAGEGDDVVLALSDGTTMTGAEFLAAQFGDILEVAAFHPEAGAVNLYRTERRANKKQRDLAKMVSPVCAFPGCRHGADACELHHVTAWKHGGETNMDNLAPLCRYHNRINDDDPWRKKRGRIVMIRGAPVWISPRGYPVKNTNHGVMDKLFGHEKAPRH; translated from the coding sequence ATGAATTCGTTTGCAGCACTCGTGGAGGCGATGTCGGCGTCGGCGTTAGAGACGCTGGCCGGCTTCGACCTCGACATTGCGCTAGCCGCAGGCTTCGCCCCGGACCGGGCGCGGGCGTTATCGCGGCTGCAGGCGGTGTATTTCGGGCCCACGAAGTTCACCCGTAAACAGCGTGAGGCGCGATCGCGTGCGAGCGGGTTTTCGTTGGATGAGTTGCTGCTGATTGAACGCCGCATCGCGAAGGTGTCGGATGTGGCCGCGCGGTGGGGGCTGCGGCTGGCGCTGTTGGAGGTTGAGGGCGGCTACCGGGCGATCGAGCAGGCGGCGCGCGATCTGGTGCCTTCCGATGATTCACCTGCGGCGGATGCGGCGAAGTTTGGCCCTGCCCGCGGCGGGAAGAAGACGCTGCATTTAACCCTCGACGAACGGGAGATCACCGATATCGAGTACGCGGGTCGGCAGGGTATCGACCCCGCGAAGCCGGCCGCGGAGCAGATCGCGCGAAACCTGGCGTCGATCTTTTTCGGCGGTGGCGGGGTGGCGCGCGCGGTGCCGCGGCCGATCCTCGCGGTGGGGCTGCCGGACTTTGTGCGGATTATGGCCGGCGAGGGCGACGACGTCGTGTTGGCGTTGTCGGATGGGACGACGATGACGGGTGCGGAGTTTTTAGCGGCCCAGTTCGGCGACATCCTCGAGGTGGCCGCGTTTCACCCGGAGGCCGGGGCGGTGAATTTGTACCGGACCGAGCGGCGGGCGAATAAGAAGCAGCGCGATTTGGCGAAGATGGTCTCGCCGGTGTGCGCCTTCCCCGGCTGCCGGCACGGGGCGGATGCTTGCGAGTTGCATCACGTCACCGCGTGGAAACACGGTGGGGAAACCAACATGGATAATTTGGCGCCGCTGTGCCGGTATCACAACCGCATCAACGACGATGACCCGTGGCGGAAGAAGCGCGGCCGGATCGTGATGATCCGGGGCGCCCCAGTATGGATCTCACCCCGCGGCTACCCGGTGAAAAACACCAACCACGGGGTGATGGACAAACTATTTGGGCACGAAAAAGCGCCCCGGCACTAG
- the rplK gene encoding 50S ribosomal protein L11, giving the protein MAKKKVTGLIKLQIEAGMANPAPPVGPALGAHGVNIVEFTKAYNAATESMRGNIIPVEITVYEDRSFDFILKSPPAASLLLKAAGLQKGSGVPHTDKVGKVTWEQCKEIAETKKNDLNARDIEAGAAIIAGTARSMGIDVEK; this is encoded by the coding sequence ATGGCTAAGAAGAAGGTCACTGGCCTGATCAAGCTTCAGATCGAAGCAGGCATGGCGAACCCGGCTCCGCCGGTCGGCCCGGCGCTTGGTGCGCACGGCGTGAACATCGTCGAGTTCACCAAGGCGTACAACGCCGCAACCGAGTCCATGCGCGGCAACATCATCCCGGTGGAGATCACGGTCTACGAAGACCGCTCATTCGACTTCATCCTGAAGTCCCCGCCGGCTGCGTCCCTGCTGCTCAAGGCCGCTGGCCTGCAGAAGGGCTCGGGCGTCCCGCACACCGACAAGGTGGGCAAGGTCACCTGGGAGCAGTGCAAGGAGATCGCCGAGACCAAGAAGAACGACCTCAACGCCCGCGACATCGAGGCTGGCGCCGCGATTATCGCTGGTACCGCCCGTTCCATGGGTATTGACGTCGAGAAGTAA